AGGTTCAGATGCCTGAAATCATTTTTTTCATAGCCCGGAACTAATAAATCAGTATTGATATGACCGCTTAAAGCAATAACATTTTTAACTTTTTCAGGATAGCTTAAAGCAACGGCATAGCTCAGGATTGTTCCCTGGCTGAATCCAATCAATGTTACATTCTGGAAGTCAATAGGAAGTTCAGAAATCAGTTCGTTGATGAGCTTTGCAATAAGGTCTCTTGATTCCTTAGCCTGGTCAATATCCGAAAATTTATTTTCATCCGCATCAAAATTGATGGCATACCAGGCGTGTCCATATGGCTGCAGATTATAAGGTGCGCGGGCCGAAACCACATAATATTCATCAGGAAGTTCAGAAGCAAAAGAAAAGAGGTCTTCTTCGTTACTTCCATAACCATGAAGCAATAACAGCAGCGGATTCTTTTCTTTTTTTATTTTAGGTTCCCGAATAAGATATTCTATATTTGATTTCATTAGTTTTAAGTAAGGTTTTTAAATGCTTTTTGGAAGAAACCTCCCAAGAGAGGAATTTTGTTCATCTGTCCCTGAAGTGCGCTCACAAAACTATAGGCCCATAAAATAAAAATAAAGATATACAGGGCTGATGAAATCATCCAGCTGTCAAACAATCCAACAGGATAGCCTAAAGCAAAGAACAGAAGGAATATTCCTAAAGTCTGTCGGATATAAAAGCCTGCAAAAGCATTTTTTTTATCGCCATTTAATACCGCAGCGATTATTGTTCCTATGATGGTAAGGTGGGTTATAATAGCAATGTTTTTTCCTTCGTTAACTGTATTTTCCATAATCTATTCGTTTAAAACCAATTGTTGGTTATTGTATATTCCATAGGCTTTTCCTTTCATGGATTCTCCCAGAAAAGCTGAATTTTTTGATTTTGACAAGATGCTTTCTTTACCAAATGTCCATTTCTCTTCAGGATTAAACAGGGTCAGATTTGCTTTATTTCCTTCTTTGATAACACTTTCGTCAATACTGAAAATTTCTTTTCCCTGAGTCAGTTTTTCAATTACTGTTTCCAGAGGAAGAACAGTCAGTAATGCTCCAAAAGCGCTTTCCAATCCAATAGTTCCGTTTTTGGCCATATCAAACTCCATTTTTTTGTGTTCGATATCCATCGGATTATGGTCGGAGGTAATCATATCGATGATTCCGTCTTTTACAGCTTTTACCAAGGCCTTTCTGTCTGTTTCACTTCTTAACGGAGGAGTTACTTTATATCGGGTATCAAAACCATCCAATTTTTCATCGGTCAATACCAGATTATGAATGGCCACACTACAGGTCACATCCAAACCTTTCGCTTTCGCTTCTTTGATAAGCTGTACCGATTTTGCGGTTGAAATAGTTGGGATGTGTAATTTTCCTCCGGTATATTCTAAGATAAACAAATTCCTTGAAACCTGCAATTCTTCTGCCAGAGAAGGAATACCTTTCAGGCCAAGGCGGGTGCTGGCTATACCTTCATTGGCAACACCTGCTCCCTTAATATCCGAATCCTGAGAATAGGCGATAACCAATCCATTAAAATCCTGTACATATTGCAGCGCAATTTTTAGCAGGTTGGCATTTGACAAGCTTTTGTTATAATCACCAAAAGCCACGGCGCCAGAATTTTTCATATCAAACAGCTCGGCAAGGTCTTTACCTTCGCTTCCTTTAGTCAGTGCCCCAATAGGGAACAGTTCTGTGGCAAAACCTTCTGCTTTTCTTTTTGAAAAACTGATTCCCGATTGGCTGTCTGGAATCGGAAAAGCATTGGGTTGCAAGGCGATGGCCGTAAAACCACTTTTTCCGGCTGTATTCAGTCCGTTAGAAAGAGTTTCCCTGTCTTCAAAACCCGGTTCGCCTAAGCTAACACTGGAATCAAACCAGCCTTGTGATATATGAAGACCTTGAAAAGTAACTTCTTTAAGTTTATCAGGATTCTGGAGCTTTTTTCCAATTTTAGTAATGACGCCACCCTCAATTTTCAAATCGGCAATCTCATTGTGATAAGGGCTTTTAGGGTCAATAACCTTAGCTTGTCTGATAATTAGGTTCATTTTACGAATTTTTGTATCAATATTTCAGTGACTAAAAAGAGTAGCGTTAAAAACACAAACCATTTCCATATTTCATTGTCTGTCCTGTTGGTTTGTAAAGTATCAAAAACTTCATCAATGCTTCCAATAACATTATAATCTGATAATACGGATTCATTGGAAGTAGCGATATTGCTTTCTGTTCGGGCATAATTAAAGCTGATTTCCTTTAAAAGATTATCTTGCTTGTAGATGCCATAATTTCCGGCTTCCTGTGGAAAATCGTTGAACGTAAGTTTGACTTTATTATTCAATATCTGCTGCATTGGAATGAATTTCTCATTCGTTTCTTCCGAAAGACTTTTGATCTCAACAATTTCATCTTTGGAGAGGGAAGCGTCAATAAGGAAAGGGCTATTTTCACCAATAGTCAAGGCGCTGATTCCAGTTTTCTGACTGCTTAATGCCATATTGTAAAAAGTAGGCACAATCAAAGGTGAATTCTGGAAATTGGAGTTGTTTTTATTTAGCGGAGCCGAAAATACATAAACCGAACTGACCGGATTTTGTATTGCCGTAAGAAAAGCATTCTGGTCTTCAAAACTCAATATTGATGGATAAGCACTTGAAATGCTGTAAGCACTGCTAACATTCGGATATTGGAAATTGTCAATCTTTTTCTCAAAAACGGTACTGTAGAGCGGATGATTAAAGGCAATTTTGGTAACCAGTTTCTCTCCGTTTTCTAAAGATTTGAATTGTATTTTTCCGAAATTTCCCATCAGGCTATTCAGGTTGGAAATACTGCTTTCAGAAGACGGAATAACAATCAGATTGCCACCTTTTTCTACAAAAGTTTTTAAGGTGGTCTGCAAAGCTTGAGGAACTTCAGGAACCTCGTTTAAGATAATAGCATCTTGTTTTTCCAGTATATTGTAATCCAGTGTTTTTAAGTCGAAGTTGCTGAAAATAAATTCATTATCAGAATAGATTTTTTTCAGGAAGCTGCTTTTTTCAGGCTGTCCAATGCTAACAATGTTCATCTTTTGCGGCTTTGAAATACTGAAAAATAATTGGTTATCATATTGCAGAGCATTGTCATCTATGGCGGCATAACCATTGAAATCTCCTTTTGGAATAGTAAAATTGATTGACTTTTCTTTGCCTTCAAAATTGACTATGGTTTTGGCAACCAGTTTTTTGTTATTATAAAGAGAAATAGGAATATCCTTTTCATTGTCACCGTAGAAAGAAAGCGTGATGCCTATTTCGTAAAAATTGTCCAAAGCCTGTTGGATGAAAACGCTGTCAATAGCTACATTGTTCTTTTGTTCTGCTTTTGGAATGATAAAATAGGCATTTGAAGTGCTATCAATGTTTTTAAGCTGTTTTGGCTGTAAACCCACTGCGTCTGTAATAATTACTATGTCTTTGTTATAAGGCGATTTTCTGGATTTTATTTTGGCCATCAAATTATCCAAAACAAAGGGAGAAGCACTGTATTTTAGGTTTTGCAATTCTCTTTGGATGGATTTTATGTCGGTATTCCAAAAAGTTTCAGAGTTTGTAATTAGTGAAAAAGTCTGGTTTTCAGGAACGTTTTCCAATAATTCCTGAACTGCCCGTTTCATCAATTCGCCTTGTTTTCCTTTGGCCTGCATTGAAAAGGAATTGTCGAGAACGATAAACATTTCGTTCGTGATTCCTTTACTGTCTTTAGCCTGGAAAAAAGGCTGGGCAAATGCAATAATCAAACAAGCCAGAAGAAATAACCGGGTAAGTAATAAAAGCCATTTTTTTAACCTCGAACTTTTTCGGGTTTGTATGGCAAGCTCTTTTAGAAAATGTACGTTGGTAAAATATTCTTTCTTGAAACGACGCAGTTGAAATAAATGAACCAGAATTGGAATGACCAATAAGAAAAGGAAGTAAAGAATTTCAGGGTGTTTGAACTGCATTTATTGAAAGTTTGTCAAAAATACAAATTAGTTGGCAGTTGTCGTAGCTAGTTTGGAGATTTTTTTGGAATATTAAATTGGCAGGTTAAAAAGCCACAGATTGAAGGATTAAAAAGATTTGATGCCTAAAATCCGCGTAAATCTGCATAATCCATGTAATCCGCGACTAAAAACGAATCTTTTGATATTTATAAAAAGCCACAGATTAAAGGATTAAAATGATTCAATGTCTAAAACTGTGTAAATTGGTTTAATCTGAGGCAAAAATCTATCGCCTCAACATAAGTGAAATTAACATTTCGTGATGATGCTTTTGCTTTCCGAAGCCTTATTTTTGTTCTAAACAATTTTCAAAATGAAAAAAATCAATTTCTTTCTTCTTGTTTTTTTATTTGTTATGAATGCAAAAGCCCAGGATAAAATTTATAATCTGATTGTAGGAACCTACACGAATTCCTGTGAAAGTAAAGGAATATATGTTTATGATTTTAGTCCGGACACCGGTGATTTTTCTTTAAAAAAGACACAGAAAACAGACAATCCGAGTTATCTCACGGTTTCGGAAGATGTCAAATATGTCTACAGCGTTAATGAAAATGGAGCAGACAGTAAAATAAGTTCTTTCCGTTTTGATTCAAAAAGCGGCCAATTGCAACTGTTAAACTCTCAGGATTCGAAAGGTGCCGACCCGTGTTATATTATTAATGATGACAAAAATGTAATTGTAGCAAATTATTCAGGAGGAAGTATCGTTGTTTTTGAAAAGAAGGCAGATGGAAGTCTGCAAGAAGCCAAACAGGTTATACAACATACCGGAAAAGGAATCAATAAAAGCCGACAGGAAAGTGCCCATGTTCATATGGTATATTTTTCACCGGATAAAAAATATATTTTGGCAAATGATTTAGGAATGGATATGATTTACGTTTACAAATACAATAAGAATGCTCCGGAAAAAATATTGGAATTAAAAGATAAAATAGCTGTAAAACCAGGAAGCGGTCCTCGTCATCTTACGTTTAGTAAAGATGGGAAGTTTGTCTACTTGCTTCAGGAACTGGATGGAACACTTACTGTTTTTAAATACAAAAATGGTTCTTTAAAACAGCTTCAGGAAACTACTGTTGTAGCTAAAGATTTTAAAGGAGAAAATAGTGCGGCAGACATTCATATTTCGCCCGACGGACATTTTTTATATGCCACAAACAGGGGAGATGCCAACACCATCAACGTCTTTGCTATTAATAAAAAAGGAACGTTGGATTTAGTCAATCAGGTAAGCACTAAGGGAAAAGGTCCGAGGAATTTTGCCATTGACCCAAGCGGTAAATTTTTACTGGTCGCACACCAATATACAAACGATGTTGTGATATTCAGGATAGATAAAACTACAGGAAAGCTTTCCGATACCGGAAAAAGAATTGAGCTTTGTTCTCCCGTTTGTTTGGTTTTTACCAAATTCTAAATTCTATTTGCCTTTATCTTTTCTCTTTTTGTCTCGGTTTCTTTCCACAGCACGGTTTCTTGGCTTTGTCTTTCTTGGTTTAGTTTTGCCGGGACCGCCCAGATTGACTTTTTTGTTCTTGTCTGATTTTTCATGAAAAGCACTGCCTCCTTCTTTTTTGACTTTTTTCAAAAGCTTAATCGGTTGTTTTACTTTTTCTGATTCGATAAGAACAGTTGAAATTTCAACTCCTTCCGGAATTGGAAGCATATCTACTTCCATGTCCATCAGCATTTCACACTCAATAAAAGCATCTTCTTCCTTTGGTCCTACAAAACTGATAGCGGTTCCTTCTTTATCGGCACGACCGGTTCTTCCAATTCTATGGATGTATTGTTCCGGGATTTCTGCAACATCAAAATTCAATACATGGGTAATATCAGAAATGTCCAAACCTCTGGCCATAACGTCTGTGGTGATGATTCCCCTCAAATCTCCTTTTTGGAAATCCTGCATAGTAGTAAGACGATAATTCTGAGACTTGTTGGAATGAATCACACCAAACTGCTCACCAAAATCTTCTTCAATACGGTCGTAAATCATATCAACAAAACGCTTGTTATTCACGAAAATTAAGATTCGTGACATGGACTCGTCAGTTGACAAAAGATGTTTCAACAGGTTAATTTTTGTGTTGAAATTCGGAACGGCATATTTGACCTGCTTGATTTTTTCCAATGGTGTTCCGGATGGGGCCAGCGAAACTTCTTCCGGAAAATCAAAATAATCTTCCAATACAGCATCAACTTCATCAGTCATTGTAGCAGAGAAAAGGATATTTTGGCGTTTTGGACGCATCATTGCCAAAATGGAAGTTAGCTGTACGCGGAAACCAAGATTCAGCATTTCATCAAATTCATCAATCACCAGTTTTTGGGTTTCATCAAAACGCAATACATTGTCTAAAGCCAAATCCATGACACGACCCGGTGTACCAACCAAAACATCTATTCCCTGATAAACAGAAGTTTTTTGAGTGTTGATATTGACACCTCCGTAAATGCCCAAAGTCCTGACGGACATGTATTTGGTTAGCTTTTCAACTTCTTCTACAACCTGTACTACCAATTCTCTGGTAGGAACCAGAATTACAATTTTTGGTGTATGTGTAGGAGTGAACTTATACAGTTTTAACAAAGGCAGAAGGTAGGCAAAAGTTTTTCCTGTTCCTGTCTGGGCAATACCCATCATGTCACGCCCTGATGCAATTACAGAAAATGACCTTTCCTGAATTGGTGTAGGTGAAGTGAATCCTAAATCATCAATTGCTTTTTGTAAAGATTTAGGAAGGTTGAATTGCTCAAAAGTTGACATATTGTATAAATTTTGGGCAAAGGTACGTTAAAATTTGGATTTCTCAGATTGGGATGCTTTTAAGCCTTAACAGAAGGTTATTTAAAACCCTTCGAACACACCCAAACCAAATAAAGCAAAATCATATTTCACAGGGTCGTTCGGGTCCAGTTTTCGCAATTGTAAATCTAATTCTGCCAATGCCTTGGCATCGTTTTGTTTTCGGTGTAAAAGACCTAGTTTTCGTGCTACATTTCCAGAGTGTACATCAAGCGGGCAGGACAGGGCAGAAGGTGAAATGGTTTTCCAGATTCCAAAATCAACGCCTTTTTTGTCCTGACGAACCATCCATCTCAAAAACATGTTGATTCTTTTGGCTGCGGAATTATTCAGCGGGTCAGAAATATGTTTTTGGGTTCGTTGCAGATGCTCTATTTCAAAGAAGATTTTTTTAAATTCATGAATGCTATGCTGCATAGAATCTCCTTTTTGGTTTTTCAAAAAGACAGCTTCCAGTCCACTATGATTGGTATAAATATTCTGTAAAGCTTTGATAAAACTGATAAAATCCTGTCCGTTGAAAGTCCTGTGTACAAAATTTTCCAGTCGTTCCAATTGGTAATCCTGATGGGTCATGATAAAATCATAAGGAGAGTTCCCCATCAATTCCATCATTTTTTTGGAATTATTGATAATCATTTTCCGATTGCCCCACGCGATAATCGAACTTAAGAATCCGGCAATCTCGATATCTTCCTTTATTGAAAAAGCATGCGGAATCTGAATAGGATCGGATTCAATAAAATCAGGATTATTGTATAATTCAACCTTTTCGTTAAGGAAGGCTTTTAATTCTGTATCTGTCATAAATTAGTTGGTAGGTTACGGAATCAATCCGTCAGACATTACCAGTTTTCGGTCTGCCATATTAGCCAGCTCTTCGTTGTGGGTAACAATTACAAACGTTTGTCCAAACTCATCTCTAAGCTTAAAGAACAATTGGTGTAGATTTTCTGCGGAAACAGTATCTAAATTTCCGGATGGCTCATCAGCGAAGATGACGGCAGGTTTGTTAATAAGCGAACGCGCAACGGCCACACGTTGTTGCTCACCACCGGAAAGTTCTCCCGGCTTATGGTCAATCCTGTGTGACAATCCAAGGTAATCTAAAAGTCTTTTGGCTTCCGCTTCGGTTTCCGATTTTGATTTTCCGGCAATAAAAGCAGGAATGCACACATTTTCCAAAGCCGTAAATTCAGGTAAAAGCTGGTGGAATTGGAATATAAATCCAAGTTTTAGGTTTCTGAAACGGGAGAGTGCCTTGTCATTAAGATGCAGGATGTTTTCTCCGTCGATTTGTAATTCGGTTCCGTTTTCTATATTCGGTTTGTCTAATGTTCCCAGAATTTGAAGTAACGTGGTTTTTCCGGCTCCGGAAGCTCCCACAATTGAGACGATTTCACCTTTTTCAATATGGAGGTCAACGCCTTTTAATACATGGAGCTTGTCGTAATATTTATGTAGGTTTTTTGCCTGAATCATTTTTTCCTATTTGTACAAAGAAACAAAGTTTTTGAAAATTTTCCCATCTTTAGCAGGTTATTCTTAGTGATAAAGTTTAGTTAATGCCATTCCTGAAACTTCAGATAATCGTTATTTTTGAGGAAAACTAAGGACACAATGAAAAAGATGATTGGACTGCTGACTTTGATTACGATTTCATGCCAGTCAAAAGAAAAGGAACAAGAACAATTAATTTCTGAAATTAAGGAACCCATAAAAATGGAAGTAGAAAAAGGATTAGAGATTGCAACCTTTGGAGGTGGATGTTTCTGGTGTACAGAAGCTATATTTTTAGAGTTGGACGGTGTTAAAAAAGTAGAATCGGGCTATACCGGAGGTAAGACCGAAAATCCAACTTATGAGGAAGTTTCTACCGGAACAACAGGACATGCGGAAGCAACACAAATTACTTTTGACCCGAATAAGATTAGCTTTGGCGAATTATTGGAAATATTTTTTGCAACCCATGACCCAACAACATTAAACCGTCAGGGAGCAGATATTGGTACCCAATACAGAAGTGAAATTTTTTACCACAATGAGGAACAAAAGAAACTGGCAGAGGACTATATAAAACTTCTGGATAGAGAAAATACATTTGGTAAACCGGTTGTGACTAAAGTTTCTCCTGCGGGTAAATTCTACGTAGCAGAAAACTACCATCAGAATTATTATGCAAGAAATAAGGAGAAGTCCTATTGTAGTTATGTCATTACCCCAAAAGTTGAAAAAGTAAGAAAGCAGTTTGCAGGAAAGCTGAAAAAATAATTGGCATTAGTTTTGCGTTATAATAGCGACTAAACAATTGAAAATGACAGAACAAGTTCAGATTAAAGTCGCTTCAGGCAAAAAACAGAAACAGTTACTATTGAGTATACTGTTTGATGTTATAGGAATGACAACTTATGCACTTCCTTTTATTGGAGAATTTGCAGATATTGCCTGGGCTCCTATTTCAGGATTTATCCTGGCAAGAATGTATAAGGGAACAGTAGGTACGGTTGGGGGTATCATCTCTTTTCTGGAAGAATTATTTCCCTTAACAGATATATTGCCAACATTTACCCTGACATGGATTTATACTTATTATTTCAGCAATGAAAAAAAGTAACGATTTTGTTAGATAATAAAAAAGCCGGAAGTTCAATTCCGGCTTTTCTTTTTTATAGCAGTTGCAACTTAGTTGCTTTCTTCGTTTTTTTCTTTAGGCAATAAAAATCCCAATCTCATGCTTCGAATCATTCGCTTGGCAAAAGGAAAGAAAAATCCCGATTGTCCAAAAATATATCCGAAAACCATTAGCATAAAAGGATAAAGTGGTAACACCAATACCAATAGAATGATATAGTATAGCGACCAATGCGTATTTTCTTTTGTTATTCCGAGAAGTCCCATCAAAAAATAGGAAATACGGGCTGAAAGGGAACCGTTTATGGCAAAAACAATAAAAATTATGACAAGCTGGTAGTTTGATGTAATGCCCCAGCGCTTTTTAAGCTTATTCATACTTAATAAATATAGCGCAAAACTACAACTTTAAATTCGAGGCACAAAACCTCCAAGTTTTATATTATGGGTAAGTTGAAAATAAGTGAGATAGTTATACAGCATATAATTAACTTCATAGCCATAGTTTATATTGTTTTGATAGTCAATACTCATATCAAAGCGTCGGTCGCCCTGGTTGAAACGGCTATTCCATTCCATGACCCACACGCGGTTTCGCGTTTCCATGTATTGTTGTGAATAATAATTTCGTGGCCTTGCATAGCTGTAAAACCAGCTGTTGAATCCCGGGTCGATAATGATAACTTCATATTCAAGTTCTTCATTGGCAATTTTTATCGTGTCATTTTGTACCGCCTTATCAGTCTGTTGAAACGTTTTGGTTTTTGTATCTTTTGTTGTGGTACATCCAAAAATCAAAAAGAATAACGCAATGATGTAAATGAGATTTTTCATGTTTGACAGGATTTGTATAAAGTTACTCATTCTTTTCGGAATGCTTTTTCGGCTTCTTATATTTTTAACAAAAAAAAGCCAGACGTCAGTCTGGCCTTAGTATACTATATTGTAATGATTTATCTTCCGAAAAGTTTTCCAAGAAAACCACCGATGCCTCCTTTTTTATTGACAGCAGCCATTGCATCACTCATGTCTATCTTGCCGTCATTGTTTTGGTCTAATCCAAACTGACCTCCATATTTCTGGATGGCATCCATGATAGATGAACCGCCCTGACCACCGCTAAGGGAGTTGACAATGTCTGAAATTTCAAAACTTTTGTCGTTAGGATTTTTTGCTTTTCCAATCAGAGACCCTAAAACTTTTGGAATTAGTCCGCCGGCAACACCCGAAGCAGCATCACTGCTAAGGCCGAATTTTTCTCCCAGATTTCCGGAAAGCTGCTCTGTTAGTTGTTTCACAACAGGATTTGATGCTGAACCGGCATTATCGCCTTGAAACAATTGACCAATCTGGTCTGCGCCACCATCAGAAATAATTTTCTGAAGCCCTGAAAAAATAGAGGTGCTGGCTTCGTCCATAACACCTTCGTTCAATTCATTTGGTACGGAATTATTGTTTACTACAGCGTCGTTTCCGTACTGTCTTACTAAATCGGATAATTGTTCTAGCATCTTCTGTAAGTTTAAAGTTTAAACAAATCTATACAAAAAAGCCTAATATTTAACAAGAATGATAAATTATATGTCTGATTTTAATAAACTGATGATTTGTTCTGCCAGTTCAATTCCAATTCGGTCCTGTGCTTCCAATGTTGCTGCACCAATATGCGGTGTTAGTGATATTTTAGGGTGCATGAGAACCTGTACGGCTGGTGTAGGTTCTTCTTCAAAAACATCCAGTCCGGCAAATAAAACCTTTCCGTTATCTAAGGCTTCAATAAGGTCAACTTCGTTAATTATACCGCCACGCGAAGCGTTTATAATTCCCACACCGTCTTTCATCTGCTCAAATTCTTCTTTCCCGATTACATATCCGTCTTGTGCAGGAACGTGCAATGAGATAAAGTCGGAATGCCTTAAAATATCTTCCATTGGTTCAGTCACGATGTCAACATTAATAAACTGACCATTATAAAAATCCACCTTAATTTCTGCATTGCCTACAAACTTATCGGAAGCGATGACACGCATGCCCAATCCGAGTCCGATTTTGGCAACCGCTTTTCCTATTTTTCCAAAACCGATTATTCCAAGTGTTTTTCCTTTTAATTCAATTCCATTGGCATACGCTTTCTTTAGTCCTTCAAAATTAGAATCACCTTCAAGCGGCATGTTGCGGTTGGCATCATGCAGGAATCGTACGCCCGAAAAAAGGTGGGCAAAAACCAGTTCGGCCACAGATTCTGATGAAGAAGCCGGAGTGTTGATAACATGTATTCCTTTTTCGCGGGCATAATCCACATCGATATTATCCATGCCTACACCGCCTCTGCCTATAACTTTCAGCGTAGGGCAGTTGTCAATAATGTCTTGTCTTACTTTAGTTGCACTTCGTACTAAAAGCACTGAAATAGCATTTTTATTGATATAATTGGCGACCTGTTCCTGTGCTACCTTGGTCGTTATGACTTCAAATCCGCCTTTTTCCAAAGCGATGATGCCGCTTTTTGAAATTCCGTCGTTGGCTAATACTTTCATGTTTCTTAATTGTGTTTTATGTTTTGGTGAATCAGGCATTTGTCTTTTCAAATTCCTTCATTACATCTACCAGTACCTGTACGCTCTCCAAAGGCAAAGCATTATACATGGAAGCCCTGTAACCGCCTACGGAACGATGTCCGGTCAGACCAGATATTCCGGCTTCTTTCCAATACTGGTCGAATGCCTGTGCCTGGGTTTCGTCCTTTAGCAAGAAAGTCGCATTCATGTTGGAACGGTCTTCTGTAACGGCTGTTCCGTTGAATAATGGGTTTCGGTCTATTTCTGCATATAATAACTGGGCTTTGGCCTCGTTGATTTTTTCAATGGCAGGAATTCCACCTTGTCGTTTTAGCCATTGCAATGTCAGTAGGGAAGTGTAGACTGCAAAAACTGCAGGTGTATTGTACATACTTTCTTTTTCAATGTGCTGCTGATAGTTTAATATATTCGGTATGTTTCGTCCTGTTTTACCCAAAATAGCTTCTTTGACCACTACGAGCGTAACTCCTGCTGGTCCCATGTTTTTTTGAGCTCCGGCATAAATGAGGTCAAATTTTGAGAAATCGAGTTGGCGTGAAAAAATATCCGAACTCATATCGCAGACTACCGGAATTTTTGTTTCCGGAAATTCTTTTATCTGTGTTCCGTAAATCGTATTGTTGGAGGTGCAGTGAAAATAATCAGCATCTGCAGGAATAGCATAATGTTTAGGAATATGATTGTATTTATCTTCTTTTGAGGAAGCAACCACAATGGTTTCTCCAAATGCTTTGGCTTCCTTTATGGCTCCTGCTGCCCAGGTTCCGGTATCTAAATAAGAAGCTTTCCCGCCGTCTCGCAATAAATTGTAAGGAACCCGTAAAAATTCCATACTGGCGCCGCCTTGTAAAAATAAAGCCTGATAACCTTTTCCCTGCAAGCCCAGAAGTTCCAAAACCAGGGCTCTGGCTTCTTCCATTACGGCTACAAAATCTTTACTCCTGTGTGAAATTTCCAGAATGGATAAGCCCGAATCATTGAAGTTCAAAATAGCCTGTGCTGATTTTTCAAATACTTCTTGCGGCAGGATGCAAGGAC
This portion of the Flavobacterium lindanitolerans genome encodes:
- a CDS encoding alpha/beta hydrolase encodes the protein MKSNIEYLIREPKIKKEKNPLLLLLHGYGSNEEDLFSFASELPDEYYVVSARAPYNLQPYGHAWYAINFDADENKFSDIDQAKESRDLIAKLINELISELPIDFQNVTLIGFSQGTILSYAVALSYPEKVKNVIALSGHINTDLLVPGYEKNDFRHLNLFISHGTVDQVIPVEWARKAPDLLKKLGIEATYKEYPIGHGVSPQNFYDFRNWLENHK
- a CDS encoding dihydroorotase, which translates into the protein MNLIIRQAKVIDPKSPYHNEIADLKIEGGVITKIGKKLQNPDKLKEVTFQGLHISQGWFDSSVSLGEPGFEDRETLSNGLNTAGKSGFTAIALQPNAFPIPDSQSGISFSKRKAEGFATELFPIGALTKGSEGKDLAELFDMKNSGAVAFGDYNKSLSNANLLKIALQYVQDFNGLVIAYSQDSDIKGAGVANEGIASTRLGLKGIPSLAEELQVSRNLFILEYTGGKLHIPTISTAKSVQLIKEAKAKGLDVTCSVAIHNLVLTDEKLDGFDTRYKVTPPLRSETDRKALVKAVKDGIIDMITSDHNPMDIEHKKMEFDMAKNGTIGLESAFGALLTVLPLETVIEKLTQGKEIFSIDESVIKEGNKANLTLFNPEEKWTFGKESILSKSKNSAFLGESMKGKAYGIYNNQQLVLNE
- a CDS encoding vWA domain-containing protein codes for the protein MQFKHPEILYFLFLLVIPILVHLFQLRRFKKEYFTNVHFLKELAIQTRKSSRLKKWLLLLTRLFLLACLIIAFAQPFFQAKDSKGITNEMFIVLDNSFSMQAKGKQGELMKRAVQELLENVPENQTFSLITNSETFWNTDIKSIQRELQNLKYSASPFVLDNLMAKIKSRKSPYNKDIVIITDAVGLQPKQLKNIDSTSNAYFIIPKAEQKNNVAIDSVFIQQALDNFYEIGITLSFYGDNEKDIPISLYNNKKLVAKTIVNFEGKEKSINFTIPKGDFNGYAAIDDNALQYDNQLFFSISKPQKMNIVSIGQPEKSSFLKKIYSDNEFIFSNFDLKTLDYNILEKQDAIILNEVPEVPQALQTTLKTFVEKGGNLIVIPSSESSISNLNSLMGNFGKIQFKSLENGEKLVTKIAFNHPLYSTVFEKKIDNFQYPNVSSAYSISSAYPSILSFEDQNAFLTAIQNPVSSVYVFSAPLNKNNSNFQNSPLIVPTFYNMALSSQKTGISALTIGENSPFLIDASLSKDEIVEIKSLSEETNEKFIPMQQILNNKVKLTFNDFPQEAGNYGIYKQDNLLKEISFNYARTESNIATSNESVLSDYNVIGSIDEVFDTLQTNRTDNEIWKWFVFLTLLFLVTEILIQKFVK
- a CDS encoding lactonase family protein, translated to MKKINFFLLVFLFVMNAKAQDKIYNLIVGTYTNSCESKGIYVYDFSPDTGDFSLKKTQKTDNPSYLTVSEDVKYVYSVNENGADSKISSFRFDSKSGQLQLLNSQDSKGADPCYIINDDKNVIVANYSGGSIVVFEKKADGSLQEAKQVIQHTGKGINKSRQESAHVHMVYFSPDKKYILANDLGMDMIYVYKYNKNAPEKILELKDKIAVKPGSGPRHLTFSKDGKFVYLLQELDGTLTVFKYKNGSLKQLQETTVVAKDFKGENSAADIHISPDGHFLYATNRGDANTINVFAINKKGTLDLVNQVSTKGKGPRNFAIDPSGKFLLVAHQYTNDVVIFRIDKTTGKLSDTGKRIELCSPVCLVFTKF
- a CDS encoding DEAD/DEAH box helicase: MSTFEQFNLPKSLQKAIDDLGFTSPTPIQERSFSVIASGRDMMGIAQTGTGKTFAYLLPLLKLYKFTPTHTPKIVILVPTRELVVQVVEEVEKLTKYMSVRTLGIYGGVNINTQKTSVYQGIDVLVGTPGRVMDLALDNVLRFDETQKLVIDEFDEMLNLGFRVQLTSILAMMRPKRQNILFSATMTDEVDAVLEDYFDFPEEVSLAPSGTPLEKIKQVKYAVPNFNTKINLLKHLLSTDESMSRILIFVNNKRFVDMIYDRIEEDFGEQFGVIHSNKSQNYRLTTMQDFQKGDLRGIITTDVMARGLDISDITHVLNFDVAEIPEQYIHRIGRTGRADKEGTAISFVGPKEEDAFIECEMLMDMEVDMLPIPEGVEISTVLIESEKVKQPIKLLKKVKKEGGSAFHEKSDKNKKVNLGGPGKTKPRKTKPRNRAVERNRDKKRKDKGK
- a CDS encoding TIGR02757 family protein gives rise to the protein MTDTELKAFLNEKVELYNNPDFIESDPIQIPHAFSIKEDIEIAGFLSSIIAWGNRKMIINNSKKMMELMGNSPYDFIMTHQDYQLERLENFVHRTFNGQDFISFIKALQNIYTNHSGLEAVFLKNQKGDSMQHSIHEFKKIFFEIEHLQRTQKHISDPLNNSAAKRINMFLRWMVRQDKKGVDFGIWKTISPSALSCPLDVHSGNVARKLGLLHRKQNDAKALAELDLQLRKLDPNDPVKYDFALFGLGVFEGF
- a CDS encoding ABC transporter ATP-binding protein, with the protein product MIQAKNLHKYYDKLHVLKGVDLHIEKGEIVSIVGASGAGKTTLLQILGTLDKPNIENGTELQIDGENILHLNDKALSRFRNLKLGFIFQFHQLLPEFTALENVCIPAFIAGKSKSETEAEAKRLLDYLGLSHRIDHKPGELSGGEQQRVAVARSLINKPAVIFADEPSGNLDTVSAENLHQLFFKLRDEFGQTFVIVTHNEELANMADRKLVMSDGLIP